Genomic DNA from Peribacillus simplex:
TTCGTTAGGATTTGCCACATTAATCTTTATTTCATCTTTAGGCATCGGTTTGATTGTTGGAACCATTGCTGGTTATAAAGGTGGATGGGTGGACCAAGTGCTAATGAGACTTTGTGATGGTGTTATGGCATTTCCGAATCTTTTGCTCATTCTTGGACTTGTTGGTATATTGGGACCTGGCCTTAAACAAGTCATCTTAGCATTGATGCTTGTGCAATGGGTATATTATGCGAGAATTTTCCGAGGAATGGTACTTAGCCTGAAAGAACAAAACTATATAGCTGCAGCTAAAATAAGCGGTTCTTCTCAATGGAAGATAATAAAGAAACATATTGTTCCAAATGTTCTCCCGCCGCTTGCTGTTATGGGTACATTAGAGATGGGCTGGGCGATCATGGATATATCCGCCATGTCGTTTCTAGGTTTAGGTGTGCAACCCCCTACACCAGAATGGGGAGCAATGATTCATGAAGGGAAATCGTATATCCGGACGAATCCAGAATTGATGCTATATCCAGGTTTGATGATTATGCTCGTTGTCGTCACCTTCAATTTATTAGGCGAAGCGCTATCAGAACGTTTTGGAGTCAAACGTCGTTAATATAAAGGAATGATAAGATTGAGAACAGAACGATCGAATGTATTAAAAGTGAGCGATCTACATGTACAAATACAAACAAAAGATGGTGCATCCACTCTCGTTAAGGATATTGATTTTGAACTGAAAAAAGGGAAGGTGCTAGGTCTTGTTGGGGAAAGTGGGTGTGGCAAAACCGTTACGAGTATGTCCATTCTACAGCTTCTTGATCGGAAAACAACGACGATTGAAGGTAGCATTACCCTCCAAGGAAGAGAATTGAATGGGTTGGACGATAAAGATATACGTAAAATCCGTGGCAAGGATATTGCCTTTATTATGCAAAATCCGATGAATTCATTTACGCCTGTTTTTACAATTGGCAATCAATTTATCGAAACGATCAGGTCTCATACCTCATTGAATAAACAACAAGCAAAAGAGCTTGCCATCGATGCGATGCAAAATGTAAACCTGCCAGATCCCGCGAAACTATTAAAAAGCTATCCTTTTCAATTGAGTGGAGGTATGCTTCAACGCGTGATGATTGCGATGGCTGCATGTTTACGTCCTTCAGTTATTATTGCTGATGAGCCGACAACTGCACTCGATGTTCATAACCAATTACAAGTACTTCGCCACCTGGATAGAATTCGTTCGGAATATGGAACATCCATTTTACTCATTTCTCATGATCTGGGAGTCATTTCTGAAATGGCAGATGATGTAGTCGTTATGCAACATGGCAGAATTGTAGAGGCTGCAAATGTATTTGAACTATTTGATAATCCGCAGCATGAGTATACAAAGAAACTGCTAAATGCCCGACTTACCTTAAATCTTGAAGAACCTATCGCCCATATGTTGTGATATATAGATTGCATTCTTTGGAGGGGGGAACAAATGAGTTTATTACAAGTAAAAGCAGTGTCTCATAGCTATAATTCTCATAAGTTTTTTAAATGGAAAGACGATTCTAAAAAAGTACTCACTGACATTTCCCTCTCTATTGACGAAGGAACATGTCTAGGACTGCTTGGGACGAGTGGAGCTGGAAAAAGCACATTAGGAAAAGTGATTCTTGGCTTAGAACGTCCACAGCAAGGACAGGTTCTGTTTCAAGGGCATGATATCTATACTGCTGATAAGCTTATTCGACAAAAAATACGCCGGGATCTCCAAGTTGTCTTTCAAGATTCGCATTCATCTGTCAATCCACGAATGACGGCCGAGCATATTATAGGCGAGCCATTAGAAAACTATGAAAAACTAACAGTAGCCGAACAAAAAAGAACCGTTATTGAGCTATTGGAAAGAGTCGGTCTAAGTGAGAAGGATTTAAAAAAATACCCACATCAATTTAGCGGTGGACAATTGCAAAGAATTAATATTGCTAGAGCAATTTCTCTTAAGCCAATGCTAATCGTCTTAGACGAATCCGTAAGCAGTCTGGATATGGTTAATCAAACACTAATTTTAGAATTATTAAGTGAGTTAAAAAAAGACTTCGGCTTATCTTATCTTTTTATTACACATGATATTAAAGCGGCCAATTCAATCGCGGATACTTTGGGTGTACTGGAAAAAGGAGAATTAATCGAGCTTTACGATTCTAAGAATCAGTTTTTTTCGTCGGAACATCCTGTCGTCAAACAGATGAGAGGTTCTATCCTTGCTGAGCATCCACGTTTTCGTTCTCTTCCGACGAGGATTAACAAGACCTAGTCTAGAATTTATATTTATTGATTGGAAGGCCTCGATTTCAACTTGAAAATCGAGGCTCTTGTTTATATTTTTTCTGAAGAACATATTGGAGGGAAAAGATGAATCATCGAACATACCTTACTTTAGCCATTCCCTTAACGATTTCAACGATGACAACACCTTTATTAGGGGCGGTGGATACGGCAGTTGTTGGTCAGCTTCCAGATCCGGCGTATATTGGGGGAGTTGCAGTAGGTAGCGTTATTTTTAATACTTTATATTGGTTATTCGGTTTTTTACGAGTTAGCACATCTGCGTTTACCGCTCAAGCTAATGGGGCAAACGATCAAGCTCAAGGAGCACTCGCCTTGTTTCGCCCTTTTTTATTAGCCGTCATTGTAGGTCTTTGTTTTATCCTCCTGCAATGGCCGATTGAATATGCGGCTTTGAAACTGATCGCACCTGATTCCAATGTTAGCAAATTTGCAGCGGAATATTTTCGAATTCGAATTTGGGGAGCGCCCTTCACCTTAATGAATTATGTCATTCTTGGTTGGTTGATGGGCATGTCGAAGATTAAAGTATCTTTATTTTTACAAGTGTTCATGAATGTTTTAAATATTGTTCTTGCCATTATGTTTGTTCATGTCTTTTCTTTGGCCGTAAAAGGGGTGGCTATGGCAACTTTAATCGCAGAAATCACAGCTTTCTTAATTGGCTTACTCCTTTTATTGAAGGCATCACCGATTCGATGGGAAATGCCAGCTGTGGGAACGCTTATAGATTCACATTCCATGAAAAAGATGTTTATCGTTAACCGGGATTTATTTATTCGAACGATTTGTTTATTAGCTGTTTTTAACTTGTTTACAGCAAAAGGAGCTACTTTTGGCACGGAACTATTGGCTGCCAATGCGGTATTGATTCAAATTCATTATATTATGGCTTATTTCTTTGATGGGTTTGCGAATGCATCTAGCATACTAGTAGGTAAAGCGATTGGTTCAAATGATGAAAAATTATATAAAAAAACGCTCACCCTATCCTGGCAATGGTCAATTCTATCCGCTTTCTTCATTGCTTGTGCCTATGCAATATTTCAAGAACAGATTATTGGACTCTTCACGAATTTACCTAGAGTAATCGAGCTTTCGAATACATATGGAGCTTGGCTAATTATTTTCCCATTCACAGCCTGTTTCGGACTCGTCATTTACGGTGTCTTCACGGGAGCTACTGAAATTGTACCGGTTCGAAACTCTATGATTTACGCGTTGATGGCGTATATTATTGTGCAAGTCACTGCAACACCCATCTGGGACAATCATGGCTTATGGCTCGCCTTCATCGTCTTTAGTGTGGGTAGATCTTGTTTTCTAGTTATGTATATCCCTAGACTGAATAAGAAAATATTTCATGTTAAACAAGAATTGTGAATGCCTTTCCTAAAATATAAAGATAATCCGATGTTTCATAGAGACAAGTTGCAAAATGGTGGCTTATTGATCCAATAGGTGCATGAATTAAGATCGAAGCTGTCTATAAGGCAGCTTTTCTTTATGGATTTAAAGGGGTGTCTCCTATTAAGGATTTCAAAACTTACCTGGTATAAAAACAACTTTAAAGGCATGATCTGCTATTTTTAAAGTGAAGGTTTCC
This window encodes:
- a CDS encoding MATE family efflux transporter, which translates into the protein MNHRTYLTLAIPLTISTMTTPLLGAVDTAVVGQLPDPAYIGGVAVGSVIFNTLYWLFGFLRVSTSAFTAQANGANDQAQGALALFRPFLLAVIVGLCFILLQWPIEYAALKLIAPDSNVSKFAAEYFRIRIWGAPFTLMNYVILGWLMGMSKIKVSLFLQVFMNVLNIVLAIMFVHVFSLAVKGVAMATLIAEITAFLIGLLLLLKASPIRWEMPAVGTLIDSHSMKKMFIVNRDLFIRTICLLAVFNLFTAKGATFGTELLAANAVLIQIHYIMAYFFDGFANASSILVGKAIGSNDEKLYKKTLTLSWQWSILSAFFIACAYAIFQEQIIGLFTNLPRVIELSNTYGAWLIIFPFTACFGLVIYGVFTGATEIVPVRNSMIYALMAYIIVQVTATPIWDNHGLWLAFIVFSVGRSCFLVMYIPRLNKKIFHVKQEL
- the nikC gene encoding nickel ABC transporter permease subunit NikC gives rise to the protein MITSLRIMMKSQKVIVLCSIILSFLLIITVLAPWLAPNDPIAVNLANKLQPSSFEYPLGTDHLGRCTLSRLLYGARISLGFATLIFISSLGIGLIVGTIAGYKGGWVDQVLMRLCDGVMAFPNLLLILGLVGILGPGLKQVILALMLVQWVYYARIFRGMVLSLKEQNYIAAAKISGSSQWKIIKKHIVPNVLPPLAVMGTLEMGWAIMDISAMSFLGLGVQPPTPEWGAMIHEGKSYIRTNPELMLYPGLMIMLVVVTFNLLGEALSERFGVKRR
- the nikD gene encoding nickel import ATP-binding protein NikD, with protein sequence MIRLRTERSNVLKVSDLHVQIQTKDGASTLVKDIDFELKKGKVLGLVGESGCGKTVTSMSILQLLDRKTTTIEGSITLQGRELNGLDDKDIRKIRGKDIAFIMQNPMNSFTPVFTIGNQFIETIRSHTSLNKQQAKELAIDAMQNVNLPDPAKLLKSYPFQLSGGMLQRVMIAMAACLRPSVIIADEPTTALDVHNQLQVLRHLDRIRSEYGTSILLISHDLGVISEMADDVVVMQHGRIVEAANVFELFDNPQHEYTKKLLNARLTLNLEEPIAHML
- the nikE gene encoding nickel import ATP-binding protein NikE; amino-acid sequence: MSLLQVKAVSHSYNSHKFFKWKDDSKKVLTDISLSIDEGTCLGLLGTSGAGKSTLGKVILGLERPQQGQVLFQGHDIYTADKLIRQKIRRDLQVVFQDSHSSVNPRMTAEHIIGEPLENYEKLTVAEQKRTVIELLERVGLSEKDLKKYPHQFSGGQLQRINIARAISLKPMLIVLDESVSSLDMVNQTLILELLSELKKDFGLSYLFITHDIKAANSIADTLGVLEKGELIELYDSKNQFFSSEHPVVKQMRGSILAEHPRFRSLPTRINKT